One window of Triticum dicoccoides isolate Atlit2015 ecotype Zavitan chromosome 5A, WEW_v2.0, whole genome shotgun sequence genomic DNA carries:
- the LOC119299149 gene encoding NAC domain-containing protein 21/22-like isoform X1: MSMSFLSMVETELPPGFRFHPRDDELICDYLAPKVTGKVGFSGRRPPMVDVDLNKVEPWDLPVTASVGGKEWYFYSLKDRKYATGQRTNRATVSGYWKATGKDRVVARRGALVGMRKTLVFYQGRAPKGRKTEWVMHEYRLEGAHEQASKQEDWVLCRVICKKKSGVGATPRPRNLSNIVHGTPTDTSSPPLPPLMDTTLAQLQATMNTSAAAAAAALEQVPCFSSFSNNSASNSSYLPMVTGNSNGMGYMDHGLPDFGSYLDPAMNCDKKVLKAVLSQLSSMGGEVVPSMSPQMAAAVSSTWNHF; the protein is encoded by the exons ATGTCGATGAGCTTCCTGAGCATGGTGGAGACGGAGCTGCCGCCGGGGTTCCGGTTCCACCCGAGAGACGACGAGCTCATCTGCGACTACCTCGCGCCCAAGGTCACCGGCAAGGTCGGCttctccggccgccgcccgcccATGGTCGACGTCGACCTCAACAAGgtcgagccatgggacctccccg TGACTGCATCGGTGGGTGGCAAGGAGTGGTATTTCTATAGCCTAAAGGATCGGAAATATGCGACGGGGCAGCGCACGAACCGAGCTACTGTGTCGGGGTACTGGAAGGCAACCGGGAAGGATAGGGTGGTGGCACGACGTGGTGCGCTAGTGGGGATGAGGAAGACATTGGTGTTCTACCAAGGGAGGGCCCCTAAGGGGAGGAAGACGGAGTGGGTGATGCACGAATACAGGTTGGAGGGTGCGCATGAGCAAGCTTCCAAG CAGGAGGACTGGGTCCTGTGCAGAGTCATCTGCAAGAAGAAATCAGGAGTTGGTGCCACCCCCAGGCCAAGGAACCTCAGCAACATTGTCCATGGCACACCCACAGACACCTCCTCACCACCACTGCCACCTCTCATGGACACCACCCTAGCACAGCTCCAGGCCACCATgaacacctccgccgccgccgccgccgccgcacttgaGCAAGTGCCCTGCTTCTCCAGCTTCAGTAATAACAGTGCCAGCAACAGCAGCTACCTCCCCATGGTGACAGGCAACAGTAATGGCATGGGCTACATGGACCATGGCCTGCCTGACTTTGGGAGCTACCTAGACCCCGCCATGAACTGTGACAAGAAGGTCCTTAAGGCAGTGCTGAGCCAGCTTAGCTCCATGGGTGGTGAGGTGGTGCCGAGCATGTCTCCTCAGATGGCTGCTGCAGTGAGCTCTACTTGGAACCACTTCTAG
- the LOC119299149 gene encoding NAC domain-containing protein 21/22-like isoform X2 — translation MSMSFLSMVETELPPGFRFHPRDDELICDYLAPKVTGKVGFSGRRPPMVDVDLNKVEPWDLPVTASVGGKEWYFYSLKDRKYATGQRTNRATVSGYWKATGKDRVVARRGALVGMRKTLVFYQGRAPKGRKTEWVMHEYRLEGAHEQASKEDWVLCRVICKKKSGVGATPRPRNLSNIVHGTPTDTSSPPLPPLMDTTLAQLQATMNTSAAAAAAALEQVPCFSSFSNNSASNSSYLPMVTGNSNGMGYMDHGLPDFGSYLDPAMNCDKKVLKAVLSQLSSMGGEVVPSMSPQMAAAVSSTWNHF, via the exons ATGTCGATGAGCTTCCTGAGCATGGTGGAGACGGAGCTGCCGCCGGGGTTCCGGTTCCACCCGAGAGACGACGAGCTCATCTGCGACTACCTCGCGCCCAAGGTCACCGGCAAGGTCGGCttctccggccgccgcccgcccATGGTCGACGTCGACCTCAACAAGgtcgagccatgggacctccccg TGACTGCATCGGTGGGTGGCAAGGAGTGGTATTTCTATAGCCTAAAGGATCGGAAATATGCGACGGGGCAGCGCACGAACCGAGCTACTGTGTCGGGGTACTGGAAGGCAACCGGGAAGGATAGGGTGGTGGCACGACGTGGTGCGCTAGTGGGGATGAGGAAGACATTGGTGTTCTACCAAGGGAGGGCCCCTAAGGGGAGGAAGACGGAGTGGGTGATGCACGAATACAGGTTGGAGGGTGCGCATGAGCAAGCTTCCAAG GAGGACTGGGTCCTGTGCAGAGTCATCTGCAAGAAGAAATCAGGAGTTGGTGCCACCCCCAGGCCAAGGAACCTCAGCAACATTGTCCATGGCACACCCACAGACACCTCCTCACCACCACTGCCACCTCTCATGGACACCACCCTAGCACAGCTCCAGGCCACCATgaacacctccgccgccgccgccgccgccgcacttgaGCAAGTGCCCTGCTTCTCCAGCTTCAGTAATAACAGTGCCAGCAACAGCAGCTACCTCCCCATGGTGACAGGCAACAGTAATGGCATGGGCTACATGGACCATGGCCTGCCTGACTTTGGGAGCTACCTAGACCCCGCCATGAACTGTGACAAGAAGGTCCTTAAGGCAGTGCTGAGCCAGCTTAGCTCCATGGGTGGTGAGGTGGTGCCGAGCATGTCTCCTCAGATGGCTGCTGCAGTGAGCTCTACTTGGAACCACTTCTAG
- the LOC119299151 gene encoding protein RRNAD1-like, whose amino-acid sequence MAASPASGGARSCETAEQTREWMEAIASFLGRHRPLLEAHVVNFFKDRLWEMVDADWMECLRREPVESLLMLPSGCVQDHWPSSLQEFILTARSLVLPREQKSPKSFLPNSRVASIGTVLAQGMNSKKKHEIEALSGMVDAIARSRGAKTVVDVGSGQGYLAQALSFEYQLAVIAIDASSHHASVTNTRAERIKKHYAAKCVEKQQFKVPRTVTCHVLSSDTLAAVVLDACQDDHGEHVTESNNCNQSSPQIGQPNHSIPQLVLAGLHACGDLSVNMLRVFVSCEQVQALVSVGCCYNLLSEDCHEDTDTSPGFPISNAAKSSKLVLGKSIRDLACQSAERWRSLTKEMALQNFDIHAFRAAFQMVLEKYFPELSRLSPSIGRQGKALRRQRLRKEMESHLAMGKADDLSYPNSKEQNMNTDGSLPTEPIAPKGAVQCCSNELCTGDTYSTSAVVGSSISRVNVGPSDTNHDECCKFTLFKDFTISGLGRLGCGCVEDVNLLEIWKDVQHFTEFIGPFWCLRAALGPLVETYVLLDRLLFLQEQGSAVEASLFPLFDPAMSPRNMALVAWKLTEDPLEPSHDMGMYKRLPSSSVPLSNKY is encoded by the exons ATGGCGGCGtctccggcgagcggcggcgcgcgCTCGTGCGAGACGGCGGAGCAGACCCGCGAGTGGATGGAGGCCATCGCCTCCTTCCTCGGCCGCCACCGCCCGCTCCTCGAGGCCCACGTCGTCAACTTCTTCAAG GATAGGCTGTGGGAGATGGTGGACGCCGACTGGATGGAGTGCCTCCGCCGGGAGCCCGTCGAGAGCCTGCTCATGTTGCCCTCCGGCTGCGTCCAG GACCATTGGCCAAGTTCACTTCAGGAATTTATACTCACTGCGAGGTCGCTTGTTCTTCCACGTGAGCAAAAATCGCCAAAATCG TTTTTACCTAATTCGCGCGTCGCATCAATTGGTACTGTTCTTGCTCAAGGCATGAACTCGAAGAAGAAGCATGAA ATTGAAGCCCTATCTGGGATGGTTGACGCAATTGCTAGGAGTCGTGGAGCCAAGACAGTGGTTGATGTAGGTTCTGGTCAG GGTTATCTTGCACAAGCTTTATCCTTTGAGTACCAACTCGCTGTTATAGCAATAGATGCTTCATCACATCATGCATCTGTTACAAATACTCGTGCAGAGAGGATAAAGAAGCACTATGCTGCTAAATG TGTAGAGAAGCAACAGTTCAAAGTGCCAAGAACTGTCACTTGTCATGTTCTTTCTAGTGACACACTGGCAGCTGTGGTGTTGGATGCATGTCAAGATGATCATGGTGAACATGTAACAGAAAGTAATAACTGTAATCAGAGTAGTCCTCAGATTGGGCAACCAAATCATAGCATTCCTCAATTAGTCCTTGCTGGTCTCCATGCCTGTGGTGATCTTTCAGTTAACATGCTAAG GGTTTTCGTGTCCTGTGAACAAGTACAAGCATTGGTAAGCGTAGGATGCTGTTACAACTTGTTGTCCGAGGATTGTCATGAGGATAcagacacatcccctggttttcctATCAGCAACGCTGCCAAATCATCGAAACTGGTGCTTGGCAAAAGCATTCGCGACCTTGCTTGCCAG AGCGCAGAGAGATGGAGAAGCCTCACCAAGGAAATGGCCCTACAAAATTTTGATATACATGCCTTCCGAGCAGCTTTTCAAATG GTACTTGAGAAATATTTCCCTGAACTGTCAAGATTGAGCCCATCAATTGGAAGGCAAGGAAAAGCTCTGCGCCGTCAAAGGCTTCGAAAAGAAATGGAATCCCATTTGGCTATGGGGAAAGCTGATGATTTATCCTATCCTAACTCCAAGGAACAAAACATGAATACAGATGGTTCATTGCCCACAGAACCAATTGCTCCTAAAGGGGCTGTTCAATGTTGCAGCAACGAACTTTGTACAG GTGATACTTACTCAACTTCAGCAGTTGTTGGTTCATCCATATCAAGAGTTAACGTGGGACCAAGTGACACCAATCATGATGAATGTTGCAAGTTCACACTTTTCAAAGATTTCACAATCTCTGGATTAGGGCGTCTTGGCTGTGGTTGTGTGGAAGATGTTAATCTACTCGAAATATGGAAGGATGTGCAACACTTCACC GAGTTCATAGGTCCCTTTTGGTGCCTCCGGGCTGCTTTAGGTCCACTGGTGGAAACATATGTTTTACTTGATCGGTTACTGTTTCTTCAAGAGCAAGGAAGTGCAGTTGAAGCATCATTGTTCCCTCTGTTTGATCCTGCCATGTCTCCAAGGAATATGGCACTAGTTGCTTGGAAGTTAACGGAAGATCCTTTAGAACCAAGTCATG ATATGGGAATGTACAAGAGATTGCCCTCGAGCAGCGTGCCTTTATCCAATAAATACTAG